The following proteins are co-located in the Ficedula albicollis isolate OC2 chromosome 27, FicAlb1.5, whole genome shotgun sequence genome:
- the FBXL20 gene encoding F-box/LRR-repeat protein 20 yields MFSNNDEAAINKKLPKELLLRIFSFLDVVTLCRCAQVSRAWNVLALDGSNWQRIDLFDFQRDIEGRVVENISKRCGGFLRKLSLRGCQGVGDNALRTFAQNCRNIEVLNLNGCTKITHPDCTSLSKFCSKLRHLDLASCTSITNLSLKALSEGCPLLEQLIISWCDQVTKDGIQALVRGCGGLRALSLKGCTQLEDEALKFIGAHCPELVTLNLQTCLQITDDGLITICRGCHKLQSLCASGCSNITDAILNALGQNCPRLRILEVARCSQLTDVGFTTLARNCHELEKMDLEECVQITDSTLIQLSIHCPRLQVLSLSHCELITDDGIRHLGNGACAHDRLEVIELDNCPLITDASLEHLKSCHSLERIELYDCQQITRAGIKRLRTHLPNIKVHAYFAPVTPPPSVGGSRQRFCRCCIIL; encoded by the exons ATGTTCTCAAACAATGATGAAGCTGCCATCAACAAAAAACTGcccaaagagctgctgcttcg aattttctctttcctggaTGTGGTCACTCTGTGTCGTTGTGCTCAAGTTTCCAGG GCGTGGAATGTTCTGGCCCTGGATGGCAGTAACTGGCAGCGAATTGACCTGTTTGATTTCCAGAGGGATATTGAG GGCCGAGTGGTGGAGAACATTTCCAAGAGGTGTGGGGGGTTCCTGCGCAAGCTGAGCCTGCGGGGCTGCCAGGGCGTGGGGGACAACGCCTTGAG GACCTTTGCCCAGAACTGCAGGAACATTGAAGTGTTGAACCTCAATGGTTGTACCAAGATCACACATCCAGA CTGCACCAGCCTCAGCAAGTTCTGCTCCAAGCTCAGGCACCTGGACCTGGCCTCCTGCACCTCCATCACCAACCTGTCCCTGAAAGCACTGAG cGAGGGATGCCCGCTGCTGGAACAGCTCATCATCTCCTGGTGTGACCAAGTGACCAAGGACGGGATCCAGGCGCtggtcaggggctgtggggggctCAGGGCCCTGTCCCTCAAGGGCTGCACCCAG CTGGAGGACGAGGCCCTCAAGTTCATCGGTGCCCACTGTCCTGAGCTGGTGACCCTGAACCTGCAGACCTGCCTG CAAATCACGGACGATGGGCTGATCACCATCTGCAGGGGCTGCCACAAGCTGCAGTCCCTGTGTGCTTCTGGCTGCTCCAACATCACCGACGCCATCCTCAACGCCCTGGGCCAGAACTGCCCTCGCCTCCG AATACTGGAAGTGGCAAGGTGTTCCCAGCTGACCGACGTGGGCTTCACCACCCTGGCCAGG AATTGCCATGAGCTTGAAAAAATGGATCTGGAAGAGTGTGTCCAG ATAACAGACAGCACACTAATCCAGCTTTCCATACACTGTCCACGGCTGCAGGTCCTG AGCTTGTCCCACTGCGAGCTGATCACGGACGACGGGATCCGTCACCTGGGCAACGGCGCCTGCGCCCACGACCGGCTGGAGGTCATCGAGCTGGACAACTGCCCCCTGATCACTGATGCCTCCCTGGAACACCTcaagagctgccacagcctggAGAGGATAGAGCTGTACGACTGCCAGCAGATCACACGGGCTGGGATCAAGAGACTCAGG ACCCACCTGCCCAACATCAAAGTCCACGCCTACTTCGCGCCGGTGACCCCCCCGCCCTCGGTGGGCGGCAGCCGACAGCGCTTCTGCAGATGCTGCATCATCCTATGA